The Elaeis guineensis isolate ETL-2024a chromosome 13, EG11, whole genome shotgun sequence genome includes a region encoding these proteins:
- the LOC105056105 gene encoding uncharacterized protein — protein sequence MDSPQQPQRQQSMRSSPPSSSGGDLFSVVVMVLFSVALIMVTLLSLISTTSSSFSILHQVPEGHVGVYWRGGALLKTITNPGFHLKLPLITHFEPIQVTLQTDQVRDIPCGTKGGVMISFDKIEVVNRLRKEYVYETLLEYGVNYDKTWIYDKIHHEINQFCSVHTMQQVYIDMFDQIDEKMKEAIQRDCTRYAPGIEIIGVRVTKPNIPLSIKRNFELMEEERTKALIAIEKQKVAEKEAETQKKIALSEAEKNAQVSRILMEQKLMEKESVKRQQEIENEMYVAREKSQTDANFYRVMKEAEANKLKLTPEYLQLKYIEAIANNSKIYFGDKVPNMIMDQKMLTSYLNGKQEKSPYRSSNS from the exons ATGGATTCACCTCAGCAACCGCAACGGCAGCAAAGCATGCGATCCTCGCCGCCTTCTTCTTCCGGAGGCGATCTCTTCTCCGTCGTGGTTATGGTGCTCTTCTCCGTCGCTTTGATCATG GTGACGCTTCTATCCTTAATCTCGACAACAAGCTCCAGCTTTTCCATCTTGCATCAAGTTCCTGAAGGCCATGTTGGTGTATATTGGAGGGGTGGTGCTCTTTTGAAAACTATTACTAATCCAG GTTTTCATTTGAAGTTACCGTTGATTACCCATTTTGAGCCCATACAAGTTACGCTTCAGACGGACCAG GTAAGAGATATTCCATGTGGTACGAAAGGTGGTGTCATGATCAGCTTTGATAAGATAGAG GTTGTCAATCGCCTTCGTAAAGAGTATGTGTATGAAACTCTGCTCGAATATGGTGTGAATTATGATAAAACATGGATCTATGATAAGATTCATCATGAGATCAATCAGTTTTGCAGTGTTCATACTATGCAGCAAGTTTATATTGACATGTTCGATCAG ATTgatgaaaaaatgaaagaagcCATACAGAGGGATTGCACACGTTATGCTCCAGGGATTGAAATCATAGGTGTTCGTGTTACAAAGCCAAATATCCCCCTGAGCATTAAGCGAAATTTTGAACTTATGGAAGAGGAACGCACTAAG GCTTTAATCGCCATAGAGAAACAGAAGGTGGCAGAGAAGGAAGCAGAGACCCAAAAGAAGATAGCTTTGTCAGAAGCAGAGAAGAATGCTCAGGTCAGCAGGATTCTCATGGAGCAGAAGCTAATGGAAAAGGAGAGTGTTAAGAGGCAGCAGGAGATTGAGAATGAAATGTACGTTGCACGTGAGAAGAGCCAAACAGATGCCAATTTTTACAG AGTGATGAAAGAAGCTGAAGCCAACAAACTGAAACTCACACCTGAATATCTTCAGCTCAAATACATTGAAGCCATTGCAAATAATTCAAAGATATACTTTGGAGACAAA GTGCCTAACATGATAATGGATCAGAAAATGCTTACTAGTTATTTGAATGGCAAGCAAGAAAAGAGCCCGTACAGATCTAGCAATAGCTAA
- the LOC105036399 gene encoding PLASMODESMATA CALLOSE-BINDING PROTEIN 1, with translation MAALLLLVLLLAISGGSDAAWCVCKSDQSDPALQKTIDYACGAGADCTAILQNGACYNPNTVLAHCSYAANSYYQRKGQADGSCDFSGTATLTNSDPGGNGCTYPATTSAAGTSSTPTGTNTAGSSTTTGTTSSTGTGGGVLGLGPTGTSSMDGNDGGLLPKAKMASLLSAILLSVLAFLRI, from the exons ATGCTGCTTGGTGTGTTTGTAAGTCTGATCAGAGCGACCCTGCTTTACAAAAGACCATAGACTATGCTTGTGGAGCTGGGGCTGACTGCACCGCTATCCTCCAGAATGGGGCATGCTATAATCCTAACACAGTGCTTGCACACTGCTCTTATGCTGCCAATAGCTACTACCAGAGGAAAGGCCAGGCTGATGGGTCCTGTGACTTCTCTGGCACTGCCACCCTCACCAACTCAGACCCTG GTGGAAATGGTTGCACTTATCCTGCAACTACCAG TGCTGCAGGAACCTCAAGCACTCCTACCGGCACAAACACCGCAGGCTCATCTACTACAACTGGTACCACCTCCTCAACTGGGACCGGGGGAGGAGTGCTGGGACTAGGTCCCACAGGCACAAGCAGCATGGATGGCAATGATGGTGGCTTGCTTCCAAAGGCTAAAATGGCCTCACTCCTCTCAGCCATCCTCCTCTCTGTTCTTGCTTTCTTGAGGATTTGA